The DNA sequence ATCATGCGAAGCGCAACCCTGGCGACGCGAATCGTCGCCGCAGCATCCACGCCGCACAGGAGGCAAGGATGATGAGCAGCGCCCAGACCTCCGGTTCGGGAATGGTTGGAACGTCGCCGGCGCTAGGGACCGGCAGGTCGTTATTCTTGTAGTCCACATCCGTCTCCAGCACCACCGCGCCGCTGACCGGGGTGATCACGTTGAGGCGGTGCGCCAGCAGGATCGCGCGGTCGCGGGCCTCGCCGGTCGCGCCGCCGTCGTCGGACAGCTCGCGCGCGGCCCATAGCCGCACGAGATGAGCGGAGGCCGGTGCGCCTGTGGCGGGCACGCGGCGATAGTCCGTCCGCCACGACGGGCCGGACATGCCGGCGAGGATCGCGCGTAGGTCGGCCGTCATGTCCGCGCCCGGCGTGACCATCCGCGCCTGTTCGAATAGTGGCGCAGCCTGCACCGTGAACGCACGGCCGGGCGAGGTCTGGTAGCGGATCAGCTGCGGCAGGCGCTCTCCGCGCTCGAGAAGCTGCCCGAGCGCGGCGCTCGAACGGGCGAAATCGACCGGCTGCGCGCCGTGAACCCACAGGACCGTGCCGCCGCTCGTGCCGGCGCGGGCGAACGCGTCGGTCAACGCCGGCAGATTGTCCTGCCCGCCGCGATAGCTCGCCTCGCTCAGCGCAGCGACGATGCGCGCCCGTTGCGTTGGCGACCAGGGTGCGGGATCGACGGTCGATGTCGCGTCCGCGACGATGACCAACCCGACCGGCAGCCGGGCGGGCAGCGCGTCCAGCGCCCGTGTCAGCGCGGCCCCGGCCTCCGCCATTTGCGCCGATCCGTCGAGCACGAGCATCAGCGCCGACGAGTGCCCGGCGATCCGGCGGATGTGCTGCTCGATCGCGATCGGCTCCCGTCCGCCGATCTCGCCGGTGCGCAGCGAGGGGGCGGCCAGCCTGGTCGTCTCGAAGCGTGGGCGCGAGGCTAGCAGCTCGGCATCGCGAAACGCGCCCCGCAGCGGCGCGCGCGTCAGCGACGGCATTCCCGCCGCCCAGCGCAGCGGCGCATCGCTCGCGACCCAGCCATTGTGCCGGAGCTCGCCGTCGATCTCGAAATTGCGCTCGACGATGGCGGGGAAGGCCTGGGTGCGCCGTCCATCGGCGGCGATCGCGAAAGGTGCGGTATAGCCGATCCGCAGCTTGATCCGGTCGCGCGGCTGGATCGGAAACGCCTGGACCAGCAGCCGCCCGGCGCCGGCGGTGGTCACCAGCAGCGGATCGCGCCGCGCATTGACCACCTTGGAATAAGCGGCACGGGTTTCGGCACGGCCCGCGATGCTGGCCTCGCGCGGCTCGCCATTGACCCACAGCGTCGCACGCGACGCCACCGCGCCCTCGGGCATGGCGAGCGTAAAGCGCGCCTCGTTTTGCACGTCGGCGGCGTTGGCGACCTCCAGCGTCCATTCCGTGTAGGCGAGATTGTCCGCCGGCGCCGCCGCGACATCGATACGCGAGCTCGCGAGCGAGAGGCCCTCGACCCGGGCGCCCACCTGCTCGCCGCCGAGATCTTCGTCGAAGCGAAGCCAGCGATGCCGAGCGGCAAGACCGCCGGTCGGCAGCGGTCGCGCATTGAACGCCTCGCCCGTCACGCGGTAATAGAGCTCGCGCGCGTCCTCGCCATTGGCGCGGGAGCGACCCCAGGCGCCGTCCCGCCACGACGACACCAGCCAGCTGACCAGGCCGGTGGCCCGGGCGTCGCCGCCATGCGCGATCCGCAACAGCATGTCGCGATTGCCGACGGCGCGCATAAGCCGGACCGCGGCGGTTTGGTCCGCCGCCGACCCGGCATAACGGTTGAGCGCGAGATGCACCGCCGTCGCCGGCAAATCCGCCGCGGTCAACAGCAGCAGGCCGGTACCGACGCCAAGCGCGACCCATCGCCCCATCGGGGCCTCCCATAGCTCGACCCGCCGCAGCCAGCGGATCGTCAGCGCGGCGGCGATCAGAGGCGCGAAGGGCAGCAGGCCAATCCCGAAGAAAATGATCGCGACTATCGCGATCGGGAGGATCGGAAGAAACGGCAACGAATAGGTCGCGGCGACGGCAATTGCCGCCCCGGCCGCCAGCCCAAGCCATTTCGGTGCGGCCGCCCCGCTGCGGAGCATCATCCAGACCAGCAGATTGACGATCGGCACGGCGCTGACCAGCAGCAAGTGGGCGAAGCTGGGCAACGGATCGAAGAAGGCCCCGGCGCACCAGCCTGTCACCAGCTCGATCAATATCGCCGCGGCGGGCAATCCACTTCCGAACAGCAGCGCGATTGGTCCAGGTGGGGCGGTGGGTGATCGATAGGGCATGTTGCGGGCTCCCGTCTGGCCCCTTCATGCCCGCGCGATTCGCACCATTGATGCCGCGCGGAAGGATTTGAGTTCAGATCGATGTGCAGAAGCCGTGCAGATTTGGCCTCCGAGGTCCCCAAACCCGTTTGTGCAAACCTCAAATTCCCCCGGAGCAGACGGGTATCAGAAGTGTCCGCTTTCAAGCAGTAAACTTTAAGCGATCAGTGACCGCTGTGAGGGCGCCAAGCAGCCGGCACGGCTGACTCGATCTCGAACGGCAGGAAACGACCCCATTGCGGACGCTGGCATGGTCGATACACTGCCCAAATGTCGCGCGTAGCCTTGCAAAATCTACTCGCTCTACTTTCGCTGGCTAGCTGCTCCGCCGCGCCAACAAATGAGCTTGTGATAGCCACGGACGATGGTCCTCCTGCCGAACTTGTCGCGAACATCGAGGAGAGATTGGCGGACGACCCGTGCTTATCTGATATAGGGACAAAGCGGCGTGAATACCGATACGTTTCACGTGACGAAAAAATTGATCGTGATCTAATTGACATAAAGGTGCAGGAAGCGGGGATAGACGGTCTCACGGCTGGTCGTTTTATTTTGGGACCTCCAACGTCCTTCGGATTCGATGGCCGACATTATTTCGTCGCGTTCGCAACCTACAAAGTAAGCCGCGATTCCCTAGACCTGTGGACCTGCGGCCAAAATGTGGGAAGCAGCGTTCGACGCGAGCCCATCTACTGAACGGCAACTTACCACCCAAATTTGAGCCGTTCGCAGGTGCGGAGGCCGCTCCGGGAGCAGACGGTCGGGAAACGACCCATTGCGGTCATTAGCCTCACCATCCAAGTAGTGCCAAAGGGGGCATTTCATGGGCATTGGCGATTGGTTCCGACGCGGCAAGCGCAAGGATGAAGATGTCCAGCTCATTTCCGTCGAACTGACGTCAATCGGCGGGCCGCCCGAGCTCGATTACCTCTTCATAGAAATACCAGAAGTCGACGTCATTCGGGCAATCGATGGGTGGAAATGGCTCCCCTTAAAGGGTCTCACGGCTATCGCGGTGTCGGCGTTCGGCGAGGTGTTTCTCCGCGACAGCGCCGGTGTCATCCATCAAATCGACACCATTGAAGGAAAGCTTTCGAAGGCCGCCAACTCTCTTCCTGAGCTAGCCGCCATGCTTCAAGATGCAGAGGCAAGGGACAACCTGTTGTTTGCGGGACTGGTAATTGGCGCTCGCAGGAGGGGGCTAATTCTCGAACCGGGCGAGTGTTACGATTTCAGACTTGCTCCCATTGTCGGCGGGAACATGGGCGTTGATGAAATGCAGAAACTGTCATTCGTCGTGAAGCTTCACATCGCGGGTCAGCTCCACGAGCAAGTCAAGGACCTGCCGCCGGGAACTCGGATCAGCAACGTTAACATCTCATCCTAATGACCGCTTCCCACCCGAGTGCAGACACCCGGTCTATGCGTGAACCGAACGGCTGCTTTCGGGATCGCCGGCCGGCATGCCGTATGACCGCTGTGAGGGCGCGAAGCGGCCGCCGATTCTAGGCAACCGCCTTCTCGAGTTCGGCGATCTTCTCCGAGCAGACTTGATGGACGCCCTGGCCTAACTCCTCGACGCGAGCGCCGAGCCAATTCAGTTCCTCTTCGCTGATCCGGTAATGCCTGGAGTAGCGCGCCTTGGTGTACGCTTCCTTGAGCTTCTGGAACATCGCCCGCTCGCGGCGGGTGGTCTCAGGCCAAATACCGAAAAGACGCCGATCGAGCCCCTCTGCCAGCGAGCGAAGGAAAGCAATGTTGTGATTATATGGCGTGTAGAAGGTCAGGGTCAGCAGCACGCCCTGATATAGATTTTCCGTGGCCTGATGCAGGAGGAAGGCGGCCCGCTTCCAATCGCCCTCCGACATACAGAAGCGAAAAATTTTGAGGAAGCCAGCGGAATTCCCCATGTGCTCCTCAAAATACTCCTTGGCGGCAGCAAGAGCCTGTGCGGGTGTTTTTGGTTTGGGCTGATGCAGTTCACTGCCGTCGCTGTCGTAGAGCGCTATGCCGTCTCTCGCGAGCTCCATGAAGAACACGCGGCCGTGGGCGAGTCCGTCGTTCACCTCACGCAGGGAATGCACGATGAAGTTGACCGGCGTCCTCAGCGTCTTCTCGATCGTGTAAGCGCGAACCAGTCGCTCCTCCGCCTTAGCCCAATAAGCGGCGCGATCGACAAGTTCTGCCTGATTAACGATCACCAACAGATCATAGTCGGATTTGTACTGGTTGGCTGACAGGGGCGCGTCGATCCAGTCGCCACGCGCATAGCTGCCAAACAGGATGATCTTGAGGATTTGCGCGCCTTTGCGGCGCGCTGTGGCGTTCTCGTTCGCAGCGCGGAACTCCTCGAACAAGATCTCAACCACGTGCTCCAGCTCGCGCTGCTTGGCAGGGGGAAGATGGTCAAGATCGGTGCGCATCCCAGAATCTTTCGGCAATCCCCGTCGGTTGGCAAGGACAATCGCGGTACGCTGATGACTGATTTCAAGAGGGGGCGGTCCAAAGGCGCGAATCGTCACCGGCTAGAATCCGCAATGAGATGACCTCCTTCGGACAAGGGGTGATTCCAACCCGCGAATGGGACGGCACGGGAAAATTTTCTCGGCGCCGTGTGTCACCGAACGTCACCGCAGCACACCGCAACCGACCGTAACTGGCCGCAGCTGGCACCCAGGGAGTTCATCGGCACCGTTTTGGCACTCTTGCATTCGATGCCGGCGCTTTCGATCCTGTGCCGGGGCGCATCGTCAGCAACCGAATATGGAAGTGTAAGCCCATGTCCAGCGTTGAAAGAATCATCCGTCTCAAGACTGTGCTCGCCCGCACTGGTCTTTCCCGCACCACCCTCTACCGAAAGATGGGCGAGGGCACGTTTCCCCAGCGAGTGAAGATCAGCGTCCATGGTGCCGGATGGCACGAGTCAGCCGTCAACCGTTGGATCGCCAACCCGGCGACCTGGCGCGAGAAGGGCGCCGGGAGCGAGATGCAATGATGGAAGGCCGGGTCATTTCCCGGCCTTCGCCTTCCCGAACCTGCCCTTGAACACCTTCGCGCCGTCGCGGAGAAAGTCGAGATGGTCGGACCAGTGCTGCATCATCTTGACGCGCTCGTCCCAATATTCGCCGCGCGTGTAGGCGCGGCGCACGGCATTGTTGTCAGAGTGGGCAAGCTGCCGTTCGATCGCGTCGGGATGCCATAGGCCCATTTCGTTGAGCAGCGTCGCCGCCATGGCGCGGAAGCCGTGACCGGTCATCTCGTCCTGTGTGAAGCCCATGCGGCGCAGTGCCGCATTGATCGTGTTCTCCGACATCGGCCGGTCAACCGAACGCAGGGAGGGGAACAGGAAGCGGCTATAATCCGTGTCGTGCTCGATGGTTTCGAGGATAGCGAGCGCTTGGCGGGAGAGGGGGATGGTATGCGCCCGCCGCATCTTGGTCTTGTGCGGCGGGATCGTCCAAAGCGCCTTGTCGAAATCGAAGTCGCTCCATTCGGCATGACGCAGCTCGCCGGGCCGCACGAACACATGCGGCAAGAGCCGCAGCGCCGCCTTGGTGTTGGGATGCCCTTCGAACGCCTCGATGGCGCGGAGCAAGCCACCTGCTTCCTTGGGGCCGGTGATTGCGGCCCGGTGGACCGGCTTGGGAGCGATCAGGGCGCCGCGCAGATCGGCGGCAACGTCGCGCTCGGCGCGGGCCGTGGCGATGGCGTAGCGGAACACTTGGCTGCACGCGCTGCGCAGCCGCTTGGCCGTCTCATATTTACCCTTGCTCTCCATCTTGCGCAGCATGATCAGCAGCTCCTGCGCGGAGATCGATGCGATGGGGCGCTTGCCGATGGACTCGTTGACGAAGTCCAGTAGCCAGCGCAGCTTCTTCATGGTGACGACCGAACGGTCTTCCTTCTCGACCTTCACCAGCCATTCGTCGGCGACCGCCTTGAAGCTGTTGGAGGCGGCGACGCTCGCGGCGATCCGCTCAAGCTTGATCTTCTCTCCAGGATCTTCGCCGCGCGCGAGAACCTTGCGGGCCGCGTCGCGCTGCTCGCGAGCGTCGGCAAGACCGGTGTCGGGCCACACGCCGAACGCCAGTGTCTTCTGCTTGCCGAGATGGCGATAGTTCATCCGCCAGTAGCGTGCACCGCTAGGCGCCACCAGCAGATAGAGGCCGTCGCTGTCGGTCAGCTTGTAGGGCTTGGCGCGGCCTTTGGCCGCTTTGATCGCCACAACGGAAAGCGCCATGATGGTATCTCCGATCTCGGGACCGGCGCGACACCATCAGATATACCATCGATTTGCTGGTATGTGGTGGTATCCAGCCGTTCCGAATGAACCGTCTATACCGCAGAAAAACCGCAGAAAACAGCCATTAATGGCATGTCTTGACACCTTCTGGGAGGCGAAGGTGGTGACCCCTACGGGAATCGAACCCGTGTTTCAGCCGTGAAAGGGCCGCGTCCTAACCGCTAGACGAAGGGGCCATGCAGCGAGCGCGCGAACTAGGCAAAGCGCGCCACCGGGTCAAGTGGCGTTC is a window from the Sphingomonas sp. BT-65 genome containing:
- a CDS encoding VIT domain-containing protein, which encodes MPYRSPTAPPGPIALLFGSGLPAAAILIELVTGWCAGAFFDPLPSFAHLLLVSAVPIVNLLVWMMLRSGAAAPKWLGLAAGAAIAVAATYSLPFLPILPIAIVAIIFFGIGLLPFAPLIAAALTIRWLRRVELWEAPMGRWVALGVGTGLLLLTAADLPATAVHLALNRYAGSAADQTAAVRLMRAVGNRDMLLRIAHGGDARATGLVSWLVSSWRDGAWGRSRANGEDARELYYRVTGEAFNARPLPTGGLAARHRWLRFDEDLGGEQVGARVEGLSLASSRIDVAAAPADNLAYTEWTLEVANAADVQNEARFTLAMPEGAVASRATLWVNGEPREASIAGRAETRAAYSKVVNARRDPLLVTTAGAGRLLVQAFPIQPRDRIKLRIGYTAPFAIAADGRRTQAFPAIVERNFEIDGELRHNGWVASDAPLRWAAGMPSLTRAPLRGAFRDAELLASRPRFETTRLAAPSLRTGEIGGREPIAIEQHIRRIAGHSSALMLVLDGSAQMAEAGAALTRALDALPARLPVGLVIVADATSTVDPAPWSPTQRARIVAALSEASYRGGQDNLPALTDAFARAGTSGGTVLWVHGAQPVDFARSSAALGQLLERGERLPQLIRYQTSPGRAFTVQAAPLFEQARMVTPGADMTADLRAILAGMSGPSWRTDYRRVPATGAPASAHLVRLWAARELSDDGGATGEARDRAILLAHRLNVITPVSGAVVLETDVDYKNNDLPVPSAGDVPTIPEPEVWALLIILASCAAWMLRRRFASPGLRFA
- a CDS encoding DUF1851 domain-containing protein encodes the protein MGIGDWFRRGKRKDEDVQLISVELTSIGGPPELDYLFIEIPEVDVIRAIDGWKWLPLKGLTAIAVSAFGEVFLRDSAGVIHQIDTIEGKLSKAANSLPELAAMLQDAEARDNLLFAGLVIGARRRGLILEPGECYDFRLAPIVGGNMGVDEMQKLSFVVKLHIAGQLHEQVKDLPPGTRISNVNISS
- a CDS encoding HEPN domain-containing protein, which encodes MRTDLDHLPPAKQRELEHVVEILFEEFRAANENATARRKGAQILKIILFGSYARGDWIDAPLSANQYKSDYDLLVIVNQAELVDRAAYWAKAEERLVRAYTIEKTLRTPVNFIVHSLREVNDGLAHGRVFFMELARDGIALYDSDGSELHQPKPKTPAQALAAAKEYFEEHMGNSAGFLKIFRFCMSEGDWKRAAFLLHQATENLYQGVLLTLTFYTPYNHNIAFLRSLAEGLDRRLFGIWPETTRRERAMFQKLKEAYTKARYSRHYRISEEELNWLGARVEELGQGVHQVCSEKIAELEKAVA
- a CDS encoding AlpA family transcriptional regulator, with the translated sequence MSSVERIIRLKTVLARTGLSRTTLYRKMGEGTFPQRVKISVHGAGWHESAVNRWIANPATWREKGAGSEMQ
- a CDS encoding integrase arm-type DNA-binding domain-containing protein; the protein is MALSVVAIKAAKGRAKPYKLTDSDGLYLLVAPSGARYWRMNYRHLGKQKTLAFGVWPDTGLADAREQRDAARKVLARGEDPGEKIKLERIAASVAASNSFKAVADEWLVKVEKEDRSVVTMKKLRWLLDFVNESIGKRPIASISAQELLIMLRKMESKGKYETAKRLRSACSQVFRYAIATARAERDVAADLRGALIAPKPVHRAAITGPKEAGGLLRAIEAFEGHPNTKAALRLLPHVFVRPGELRHAEWSDFDFDKALWTIPPHKTKMRRAHTIPLSRQALAILETIEHDTDYSRFLFPSLRSVDRPMSENTINAALRRMGFTQDEMTGHGFRAMAATLLNEMGLWHPDAIERQLAHSDNNAVRRAYTRGEYWDERVKMMQHWSDHLDFLRDGAKVFKGRFGKAKAGK